A genomic stretch from Pontivivens ytuae includes:
- a CDS encoding S8 family peptidase yields the protein MDPALQQLTRGGDRAEILEAVARLAPGRTRLPRGAREVTRFGQIRTLRLARHDIRRVWADPTVASLKAPRLLQLERPPNPALGEGLGLQVSRRPLGLRETGRGVVVGIIDWGFDVAHPAFLDAEGRSRITALWDQRRPPRGTSRPAPYGYGQVFTKRQIDRSLAERHPYDALGYHPGDADTGIGTHGSHVADIAAGSARPDAQSGVAPEAELVFVHLASSPLSGLANLGDSVRILEAVDFIARTAADKPLVINMSIGRHGGPHTGLTLVERALDAFVAGRRNTQIVQSGGNYFRAGAHSAGRLAPGRRRTLDWIVSRGDRTGNELELWYSNRDRLDIAIASPDGTPIPVALGEAVTFHEPSGEEVGRAYHRAFDPNTPDHHFDVFLYTNAPSGRWRVQVEGTEVADGRFHAWIERDRGGRRGQSRFSARDIETSCTIGSICNGFLTIAVGAADQRSPFTAPASFASAGPTRDGRTKPDVLAPGVRIEAARSTPPGEERPVPGLTRMSGASQAAPFVAGVCALCLQAGQGRLDAAQLRRALIGTATPLRPLAQADIPRLGAGMIDVEAAVDTARALARHPQHL from the coding sequence ATGGACCCGGCGCTGCAGCAGCTCACCCGCGGCGGCGACCGGGCCGAGATCCTCGAGGCGGTCGCCCGCCTCGCTCCCGGCCGAACCCGCCTGCCACGCGGCGCGCGCGAGGTCACCCGGTTCGGGCAAATCCGCACGCTGAGGCTTGCGCGCCACGACATCCGACGGGTCTGGGCCGATCCAACCGTTGCCTCCCTCAAGGCGCCCCGGCTTCTGCAACTGGAACGTCCGCCCAACCCTGCGCTGGGCGAAGGGCTCGGCCTCCAGGTCTCTCGCCGCCCGCTGGGCCTGCGCGAAACCGGCCGAGGCGTGGTTGTGGGCATCATCGACTGGGGCTTCGACGTGGCCCATCCGGCGTTTCTCGATGCAGAGGGCCGGAGCCGGATCACCGCACTTTGGGACCAGCGTCGGCCGCCCCGTGGCACCTCCCGACCCGCGCCCTACGGCTACGGTCAGGTCTTCACCAAGCGCCAGATCGACCGATCGCTGGCAGAGCGCCATCCCTATGACGCGCTCGGCTACCATCCCGGCGATGCCGACACCGGGATCGGCACCCATGGCAGCCACGTCGCTGACATCGCAGCAGGATCCGCCCGCCCCGATGCGCAGAGCGGCGTCGCGCCGGAGGCGGAGCTCGTCTTCGTCCACCTTGCCTCCTCGCCCCTCTCCGGCCTCGCCAATCTGGGCGATAGCGTGCGCATCCTCGAGGCGGTCGACTTCATCGCGCGCACCGCGGCCGACAAGCCCCTCGTGATCAACATGTCCATCGGGCGCCACGGTGGCCCACATACCGGCCTGACCCTTGTGGAGCGCGCCCTCGATGCCTTCGTTGCCGGCCGCCGCAACACCCAGATCGTCCAGTCCGGCGGCAACTACTTCCGCGCGGGTGCCCACAGTGCAGGCCGCCTCGCGCCCGGTCGCCGCCGAACGCTCGACTGGATCGTGTCGCGCGGCGACCGCACCGGGAATGAGCTCGAACTCTGGTATTCCAACCGCGACCGGCTCGACATCGCCATCGCGTCCCCGGATGGAACGCCGATCCCCGTCGCGCTGGGTGAGGCGGTGACGTTCCATGAGCCCTCCGGCGAGGAGGTCGGCCGCGCCTATCACCGCGCCTTCGATCCCAACACGCCCGATCACCACTTCGACGTGTTCCTCTACACAAATGCGCCGTCTGGGCGCTGGAGGGTGCAGGTCGAGGGTACGGAGGTCGCCGACGGCCGCTTCCACGCCTGGATCGAGCGGGACCGGGGCGGGCGACGCGGCCAGTCCCGCTTCAGCGCCCGCGATATCGAGACGTCCTGCACGATCGGCTCGATCTGCAACGGCTTCCTGACCATTGCGGTCGGCGCCGCGGATCAGAGATCGCCCTTCACCGCGCCCGCGTCTTTCGCCTCGGCCGGCCCGACCCGCGACGGGCGCACGAAGCCCGATGTCCTCGCCCCGGGTGTGCGGATCGAAGCGGCGCGCTCAACCCCACCCGGCGAGGAGCGCCCCGTCCCTGGCCTCACCCGGATGTCCGGCGCGTCTCAGGCCGCACCGTTCGTTGCCGGGGTCTGTGCGCTCTGTCTTCAAGCGGGGCAGGGCAGGCTCGACGCGGCTCAGCTTCGCCGTGCGCTCATCGGCACCGCCACGCCCCTGCGTCCTCTTGCCCAGGCCGACATCCCCCGCCTCGGCGCCGGGATGATCGACGTCGAAGCCGCCGTCGACACCGCCCGCGCGCTCGCCCGTCACCCGCAACACCTTTGA
- a CDS encoding tannase/feruloyl esterase family alpha/beta hydrolase, giving the protein MTRQQAHAWMLGGAIALAMANAAAAQDASTGDETCTALTNLALDGGHVSSARVVPASSDGPYGALPAYCEVRAHARPAISVEVRLPMPEAEPAWNGQLYQTGCGGFCGILGRADAGGGFINAMGPGLARGYATATSDSGHHGLSVLDASWAQENPQAERDWGWRSVSETNRVAGVLIDAFYGNAADTSLFQGCSTGGRMAMRAALKDPTMFDGIIAGAPAMDYPGLVGTKMAYLVQANDAGDGTRHLGADDAALIGEAVLAQCDAVDGTEDNAVGDPASCTPDLTALACEAGSDEACLTEAEIAALDIWREGPRNAAGEQLYPGGVPVGSEAFWPLWMTGAEEGATPLVELFAANFLAHMAFPEDPGVGYDPRSFDVEADPARMAAAAATYNGDDPDIAAFHEAGGRMIVWHGWADPLVTPQKTVDWYDAVGSTIGEDARSEAVSLHMIPGLDHCGIQAGPAGVTQADLDPLSALEAWLETGTPPESLSAGQ; this is encoded by the coding sequence ATGACCAGACAGCAAGCACATGCATGGATGCTGGGCGGCGCGATCGCCCTGGCGATGGCAAACGCCGCTGCGGCTCAGGACGCCAGCACCGGTGACGAGACCTGCACTGCTTTGACGAATCTCGCCCTCGACGGGGGTCATGTCAGTTCCGCGAGGGTTGTTCCGGCATCCTCCGATGGTCCCTACGGCGCCCTGCCTGCCTATTGCGAGGTTCGGGCGCACGCCCGACCGGCGATCTCCGTCGAGGTGCGTCTGCCGATGCCCGAGGCCGAGCCCGCGTGGAACGGTCAGCTCTACCAGACCGGGTGCGGGGGCTTTTGCGGCATCCTGGGGCGTGCCGACGCGGGCGGCGGCTTCATCAACGCCATGGGTCCGGGCCTGGCGCGGGGCTACGCCACGGCGACGTCGGATAGCGGTCATCACGGGCTGTCGGTGCTCGACGCCAGTTGGGCGCAAGAGAATCCGCAAGCGGAGCGCGACTGGGGCTGGCGGTCGGTCAGCGAGACGAACCGCGTGGCGGGTGTCCTGATCGACGCCTTCTACGGCAACGCGGCCGACACCTCGCTGTTCCAGGGCTGCTCAACCGGCGGGCGGATGGCGATGCGGGCGGCGCTCAAGGATCCGACGATGTTCGACGGCATCATCGCCGGGGCGCCGGCGATGGATTATCCCGGTCTCGTCGGGACCAAGATGGCCTACCTGGTGCAGGCGAACGACGCCGGGGACGGCACGCGCCACCTCGGGGCGGACGATGCCGCGCTGATCGGCGAGGCGGTGCTCGCGCAGTGCGACGCAGTTGATGGAACCGAGGACAACGCTGTAGGCGATCCCGCATCCTGCACCCCCGACCTGACGGCATTGGCCTGCGAGGCGGGCTCTGACGAGGCCTGCCTGACCGAGGCCGAGATAGCGGCTCTCGACATCTGGCGCGAGGGGCCGCGCAATGCGGCCGGAGAACAGCTCTATCCGGGTGGTGTGCCCGTCGGGTCCGAGGCATTCTGGCCCCTCTGGATGACCGGGGCGGAGGAAGGTGCGACGCCGCTCGTCGAGCTCTTCGCCGCCAACTTCCTCGCGCACATGGCCTTTCCGGAGGATCCCGGCGTGGGTTACGACCCGCGGTCCTTCGACGTCGAGGCAGACCCGGCGCGCATGGCGGCGGCGGCAGCGACGTATAACGGCGATGATCCCGACATCGCCGCCTTTCACGAGGCGGGCGGGCGGATGATCGTCTGGCACGGATGGGCCGATCCGCTGGTCACACCGCAAAAGACCGTCGACTGGTACGACGCAGTAGGCAGCACGATCGGCGAGGACGCCCGCAGCGAAGCCGTATCACTGCACATGATCCCGGGTCTCGACCATTGCGGCATTCAGGCGGGCCCTGCCGGTGTCACGCAGGCGGACCTCGATCCCCTTAGTGCGCTCGAGGCCTGGCTCGAGACCGGGACGCCGCCCGAAAGCCTTAGTGCGGGGCAGTGA
- a CDS encoding nuclear transport factor 2 family protein: MRLIRTLTASLTAAVVFSTAALAGPAENAAGRFFERYDAQDVDGMVELFAEGASVHYVPFGPPGSLEEVGVAGWRGLIDAFPDLSNDVRSIRETADGRFAYVDVDISGTQAKDAFGIENQGRSYDVRHLFVVGIDEEGLITEMTAFWDNATWFRQLGRTDLTAGE; encoded by the coding sequence ATGAGGCTTATCAGAACCCTCACGGCGAGCTTGACTGCGGCCGTAGTGTTCTCGACCGCCGCTCTCGCCGGCCCCGCGGAGAACGCCGCCGGCAGATTCTTCGAGCGCTACGATGCGCAGGACGTGGACGGGATGGTCGAGCTTTTCGCCGAGGGCGCATCCGTTCACTACGTGCCCTTCGGCCCGCCGGGATCGCTGGAGGAGGTCGGGGTCGCGGGCTGGCGCGGTCTCATCGACGCGTTCCCGGACCTCTCCAACGACGTCCGATCCATCCGGGAGACGGCGGACGGCCGCTTCGCCTACGTGGATGTCGACATCTCCGGAACACAGGCGAAAGACGCCTTCGGGATCGAGAACCAAGGCCGGTCCTATGACGTCCGCCACCTCTTCGTCGTCGGCATCGATGAGGAGGGCCTGATCACCGAGATGACGGCGTTTTGGGACAACGCGACCTGGTTCCGGCAACTCGGCCGGACCGACCTGACGGCGGGAGAGTGA
- a CDS encoding MarR family winged helix-turn-helix transcriptional regulator: MPSMILSLWQQHAALHYSFAAYAARRMKIGLAEVACLEQLQVNGPLTPGEIGARLHMPSGSITALIDRLEHKGMIERTPSRNDRRSYSVSLAAGAWKAAELDLIPMAGAIDAIANELSPAERQAVERFLESLNAELAAHCGEK, translated from the coding sequence ATGCCCAGCATGATCCTGTCGCTCTGGCAGCAACACGCGGCGCTGCATTACAGCTTTGCGGCCTACGCGGCGCGGCGGATGAAGATCGGCCTCGCCGAGGTCGCGTGCCTCGAGCAGCTTCAGGTGAACGGACCACTCACGCCCGGTGAGATCGGCGCGCGCCTCCACATGCCGTCCGGCTCGATCACGGCCCTGATCGACCGTCTGGAGCACAAGGGGATGATCGAACGGACGCCGAGCAGGAACGACAGGCGCAGCTATTCCGTGTCGCTTGCGGCGGGGGCGTGGAAGGCTGCCGAGCTGGACCTGATCCCGATGGCCGGAGCGATCGACGCAATCGCGAACGAACTGAGTCCGGCGGAGCGGCAAGCGGTCGAACGGTTCCTGGAGAGCCTCAACGCCGAACTGGCGGCGCATTGTGGGGAGAAGTAA
- the ubiG gene encoding bifunctional 2-polyprenyl-6-hydroxyphenol methylase/3-demethylubiquinol 3-O-methyltransferase UbiG translates to MAKPQRNDLTIYDDVAEKWWSDDIRWVRTLKNMVPGRLSYFDRFIDWQGKAVLDLGCAGGFLAEALHDRGAKVTGIDPAKEAIAAARAHAAETGRDITYDVGTGEALPYADAIFDAIACVDVLEHVADLQQVLHEVARTLKPGALFLYDTINRNPLSRLAVITMAEDVLRLLPKGTHDPAMFITPDELRDGLEKAGLTPGESTGLGPRGLTRRGDPTFGRLPLKTIIYMGTARKE, encoded by the coding sequence ATGGCGAAACCCCAGCGCAATGACCTGACGATCTACGACGACGTGGCGGAGAAGTGGTGGTCCGACGACATCCGCTGGGTCCGGACGTTGAAGAACATGGTGCCCGGGCGGCTGTCCTACTTCGATCGCTTCATCGACTGGCAGGGCAAGGCGGTGCTCGACCTCGGCTGTGCCGGAGGGTTCCTGGCCGAGGCGCTACACGACCGTGGGGCGAAGGTGACCGGCATCGACCCGGCGAAGGAGGCGATCGCGGCGGCGCGCGCCCATGCGGCCGAGACCGGGCGCGACATCACCTACGACGTCGGCACCGGCGAGGCGCTGCCCTATGCCGATGCGATCTTCGACGCGATCGCCTGCGTCGATGTTCTCGAGCATGTTGCGGACCTCCAGCAGGTGCTGCACGAGGTGGCGCGTACGCTGAAGCCTGGTGCCCTGTTTCTCTACGACACGATCAACCGCAACCCGCTGTCCCGCCTCGCGGTAATCACCATGGCCGAGGACGTCCTGCGCCTGCTGCCGAAGGGGACCCACGATCCGGCGATGTTCATCACGCCCGATGAGCTCCGCGACGGGCTTGAGAAGGCGGGGCTGACGCCCGGTGAGAGCACCGGCCTCGGCCCTCGCGGGCTGACTCGGCGCGGCGATCCAACCTTCGGCCGCCTGCCGCTCAAGACGATCATCTACATGGGCACGGCGCGGAAGGAGTGA
- a CDS encoding methyltransferase family protein, translated as MTSSRRITIALAWGAACHGAFAIGVGLMIYHLFFGLLQSWGAVPWPWAIGANLALLTQFPLAHSLLLTPRGRKILALIGPDERLATTNYALIASLQLALLFAFWTPSGVILWQAEGALFWTMCAAYAVAWGYLMLAILQSGVQLQSGMLGWLAMARGRDPQFPDLPTHGLYRVTRQPIYLGFALTLWTMPTYTPDQLALAVLWTAYCALAPRHKEARFEKIYGDRFRAYRQRVPYWLPFPRKAPQDGETPAQ; from the coding sequence ATGACTTCGTCACGACGTATCACCATCGCCCTCGCTTGGGGCGCCGCCTGCCACGGTGCTTTCGCCATCGGCGTGGGCCTCATGATCTACCACCTGTTCTTTGGCCTGTTGCAGAGCTGGGGCGCGGTGCCGTGGCCGTGGGCGATCGGTGCGAACCTCGCGCTGCTGACCCAGTTCCCGCTCGCGCACTCGTTGCTGCTCACGCCGCGGGGCAGGAAGATCCTCGCGCTCATCGGCCCGGATGAGCGGCTGGCCACGACGAACTACGCCCTGATCGCCTCGCTTCAACTCGCTCTGCTCTTCGCGTTCTGGACACCCTCGGGCGTGATCCTGTGGCAGGCCGAGGGCGCTCTCTTCTGGACGATGTGCGCCGCCTACGCCGTAGCGTGGGGCTACCTGATGCTCGCCATCCTGCAGAGCGGCGTTCAGCTCCAGTCCGGAATGCTCGGCTGGCTCGCCATGGCCCGGGGGCGCGATCCGCAGTTCCCTGACCTGCCGACCCACGGCCTCTATCGCGTCACCCGGCAGCCGATCTATTTGGGCTTCGCGCTCACGCTCTGGACGATGCCGACCTATACGCCCGATCAGCTCGCGCTCGCTGTGCTCTGGACCGCCTATTGCGCTCTCGCGCCGCGCCACAAGGAGGCGCGCTTCGAGAAGATCTACGGCGACCGGTTCCGCGCCTACCGGCAGCGCGTTCCCTACTGGCTCCCCTTCCCACGAAAGGCCCCGCAAGATGGCGAAACCCCAGCGCAATGA
- a CDS encoding protein phosphatase 2C domain-containing protein: MHFETLQTISVNGCAQKPNDDRCGATARLAWVIDGATDMGPPGLLGQQGGASWLASTASNAFAATQADDVEATCHAVFTHIEDRFERQKTREVAAPWEVPKAAFGVAQLTSHGLSVAWAADSPILHISGQDVRWCTGEPDTSAEAADARALGPGIGAAAELPQAVLDDRRAHRARNGHVALSSDAKASSAATRFAHHPIAAGDELLLMSDGFASLVTDYGRYTAHELAAAVRSEGLGALLHDIRTIEREDADCLRYPRFKVSDDATALWLRVGR, translated from the coding sequence ATGCATTTCGAGACACTCCAGACGATCAGCGTGAACGGGTGCGCGCAAAAGCCGAACGACGATCGCTGCGGCGCGACGGCACGGCTTGCCTGGGTCATCGATGGCGCCACCGACATGGGCCCGCCGGGCTTGCTGGGGCAGCAGGGCGGCGCGTCCTGGTTGGCCTCCACGGCCAGCAATGCCTTCGCCGCCACGCAGGCCGACGACGTCGAGGCGACTTGTCACGCCGTCTTCACCCACATCGAGGATCGGTTCGAGCGACAGAAGACGCGGGAGGTCGCCGCCCCTTGGGAAGTCCCCAAGGCGGCCTTCGGAGTGGCGCAGCTCACAAGCCACGGCTTGTCGGTGGCATGGGCCGCGGACAGCCCGATTCTACACATCTCCGGCCAAGACGTCCGGTGGTGCACCGGTGAGCCGGACACTAGCGCCGAAGCCGCGGATGCACGCGCGCTCGGCCCCGGCATCGGCGCTGCGGCTGAACTCCCCCAAGCCGTCCTCGACGACCGCCGCGCCCACCGCGCCCGGAACGGCCACGTCGCCCTCAGTTCTGACGCGAAGGCATCGTCTGCGGCCACACGCTTCGCGCATCATCCGATCGCTGCCGGCGACGAACTGCTCCTTATGAGCGATGGCTTCGCGAGCCTCGTCACGGATTACGGACGGTACACGGCCCACGAACTCGCGGCCGCGGTCCGATCGGAGGGGCTGGGCGCGCTCCTGCACGACATCCGAACCATCGAACGAGAGGATGCCGACTGCCTGCGCTACCCCCGCTTCAAGGTCAGCGACGACGCAACCGCGCTTTGGTTGAGGGTTGGGAGGTGA
- a CDS encoding NAD(P)-dependent oxidoreductase translates to MKVAFLGFSEAGPAFAEVLIAHGATVSAYDPRLGEDGALRAKAEATGATIHGTPGDAVTKAELVISTVTAASACAAARGAAPALRQGQIYLDLNSCAPDTKRAVADIVTPTGASFVEGAAMGLIRGRGGDVPLLLCGADAEALAARLREAGLNTRAVGAYLGRASAIKLMRSVYVKSIEALFVEAHVAAARLGVEDEVLASLSETFPGPDWPALSAYHIGRVRAHGARRAEELDEAAEMIEALDLPCRMVRSAAEVQRAGAAQE, encoded by the coding sequence GTGAAGGTCGCGTTCCTCGGCTTTTCCGAGGCCGGTCCGGCCTTTGCCGAGGTGCTGATCGCCCATGGCGCCACCGTCTCCGCCTACGACCCGCGGCTGGGGGAGGATGGGGCACTCCGGGCGAAGGCCGAGGCGACGGGAGCGACGATCCACGGAACGCCGGGGGACGCAGTGACGAAGGCGGAGCTCGTGATCTCCACCGTGACCGCCGCGTCCGCCTGTGCCGCGGCCCGCGGGGCAGCACCCGCGCTGCGACAGGGGCAGATCTATCTCGACCTGAACTCCTGCGCACCGGACACCAAGCGCGCGGTGGCCGACATCGTGACCCCCACGGGCGCCAGCTTCGTGGAGGGTGCGGCGATGGGCCTGATCCGCGGGCGCGGCGGGGACGTGCCGCTGCTGCTCTGCGGCGCGGATGCGGAGGCGCTTGCCGCGCGCCTGCGAGAGGCCGGACTGAACACCCGCGCAGTCGGCGCGTATCTCGGCCGCGCCTCGGCCATCAAGCTGATGCGCTCGGTCTATGTGAAGAGCATCGAGGCGCTCTTCGTCGAAGCACACGTGGCCGCCGCGCGCCTCGGCGTCGAGGACGAGGTGCTCGCCTCCCTCTCCGAGACCTTCCCGGGCCCCGACTGGCCAGCTCTCTCTGCCTACCACATCGGCCGGGTCCGCGCCCACGGCGCCCGGCGCGCGGAAGAGCTCGACGAGGCGGCCGAGATGATCGAAGCGCTCGACCTGCCGTGCCGCATGGTGCGCTCGGCCGCCGAAGTGCAGAGGGCCGGGGCAGCCCAAGAGTAG
- the tcuB gene encoding tricarballylate utilization 4Fe-4S protein TcuB: protein MSRIDLPSLASAAQDEVARQMSICNACRYCEGLCAVFPAMELRRVFEGPDTDYLANLCHNCGACYYDCQYAPPHEFAVNVPQALAELREESYARYAWPGFMAPVFERNGVWIALAAGLSVALFILGFALWSDPGALTASGNFYAVMPHNAMVAVFAPAFLFPLVAIALSLVRFWRLTGPTPGLTFAALRQATRDAATLRYLDGGGMGCMTQSERPDTWRRRFHHLTFYGFLLCFASTSSGTIMHYVLDWPAPYAWWTPPKLFGVPGGLGLVIGAAGLIWYDRARDGRLRPAKQTGMGAAFTWTLLALGATGLALYWLRETPAMGVLLAVHLGTVFAFFITMPYGKFVHGLYRYAALVRHAYEQKRAHP, encoded by the coding sequence ATGTCTCGAATTGACCTTCCCTCCCTCGCCTCCGCCGCGCAGGACGAGGTCGCGCGCCAGATGTCGATCTGCAATGCCTGCCGCTATTGCGAGGGGCTGTGCGCCGTCTTCCCGGCGATGGAGCTGCGCCGGGTCTTCGAGGGGCCGGATACCGACTACCTCGCCAATCTCTGCCACAACTGCGGCGCCTGCTACTACGACTGCCAGTACGCGCCGCCGCACGAGTTTGCGGTGAACGTGCCGCAGGCCCTCGCCGAGCTGCGGGAGGAAAGCTATGCCCGCTACGCCTGGCCGGGCTTCATGGCGCCTGTCTTCGAGCGCAACGGCGTCTGGATCGCACTGGCGGCGGGGCTGTCGGTCGCGCTCTTCATCCTGGGCTTCGCGCTCTGGTCCGATCCCGGAGCGCTGACGGCGAGCGGGAATTTCTACGCGGTGATGCCGCACAACGCGATGGTCGCCGTCTTCGCCCCCGCCTTCCTGTTTCCGCTGGTGGCGATCGCGCTGTCGCTGGTGCGCTTCTGGCGGCTGACCGGCCCGACGCCGGGGCTGACCTTCGCCGCCCTGCGGCAGGCGACGCGGGACGCGGCGACGCTGCGCTATCTCGACGGTGGCGGGATGGGCTGCATGACGCAGTCCGAGCGCCCCGACACGTGGCGGCGGCGCTTCCATCACCTGACCTTCTACGGCTTCCTGCTTTGCTTCGCCTCGACCTCGTCCGGCACGATCATGCACTACGTCCTCGACTGGCCTGCGCCCTACGCTTGGTGGACGCCGCCGAAGCTCTTCGGCGTGCCGGGCGGGCTGGGGCTCGTCATCGGGGCGGCGGGGCTGATCTGGTACGACCGCGCGCGCGACGGTCGGCTGCGCCCGGCGAAGCAGACCGGCATGGGCGCGGCCTTCACCTGGACGCTGCTGGCGCTCGGGGCCACCGGGCTCGCGCTCTACTGGCTGCGGGAGACGCCGGCGATGGGCGTGCTGCTGGCGGTGCATCTGGGCACGGTCTTCGCCTTCTTCATCACCATGCCCTACGGCAAGTTCGTCCACGGCCTCTACCGCTACGCCGCACTCGTCCGGCACGCCTACGAGCAGAAAAGGGCGCATCCGTGA
- the tcuA gene encoding FAD-dependent tricarballylate dehydrogenase TcuA produces the protein MSWDVLIAGGGNAALCAAIAAAKDGARVLVAEAAPRAWRGGNTRHTRNCRIAHDEGNGILTGPYPVDEFMDDLMRVTKGRTDEELATLTLEKSKELWDFLEDQGVRFQPSLGGTLSLGRTNAFFLGGGRSMLNALYRTAEDAGVEVRYDTRVAALDIEDGFFKGATLERDWQNGGPEREEVTARAFVAAAGGFEANIDWLKEAWGDAAENFLIRGTPYNTGGVLRQLLDAGVQQVGEPDQCHAVAIDGRAPKFDGGIVTRLDCVPFGIVLNAEAQRFYDEGEDFWPKRYAIWGRLVAAQPEQVGHVLIDAKSINLFMPSVFPPERADTIEELAGKIGLDPAATRATVDAFNAACVPGMFDHAAHDDCRTEGLDPPKSHWARPIDTPPFYAYSLRPGITFTYMGVRVNADARMVMEDGSVSPNLFAAGEIMAGNVLGQGYLAGIGMTIGSVFGRIAGERAAAYVSN, from the coding sequence ATGAGCTGGGACGTGCTGATCGCCGGCGGCGGCAACGCGGCCCTCTGCGCGGCCATCGCGGCGGCGAAGGACGGCGCGCGGGTGCTGGTGGCGGAGGCCGCGCCGCGGGCCTGGCGCGGCGGCAACACCCGCCACACCCGCAACTGCCGCATCGCCCATGACGAGGGCAACGGCATCCTGACCGGCCCCTACCCGGTCGACGAGTTCATGGACGACCTGATGCGCGTCACCAAGGGCCGCACGGACGAGGAGCTCGCCACCCTGACGCTGGAGAAGTCGAAGGAACTCTGGGATTTCCTCGAAGACCAGGGCGTGCGCTTCCAGCCCTCGCTCGGCGGGACGCTGAGCCTGGGGCGGACCAATGCCTTCTTCCTCGGCGGCGGCCGCTCGATGCTGAACGCGCTCTACCGGACGGCGGAGGATGCGGGCGTGGAGGTCCGCTACGACACCCGCGTCGCGGCCCTCGACATCGAGGACGGCTTCTTCAAGGGCGCGACGCTGGAGCGCGACTGGCAGAACGGCGGGCCGGAGCGCGAGGAGGTCACCGCCCGCGCCTTCGTCGCGGCGGCCGGCGGCTTCGAGGCCAATATCGACTGGCTGAAGGAGGCGTGGGGCGACGCGGCAGAGAACTTCCTGATCCGCGGCACCCCCTACAATACCGGCGGCGTGCTGCGCCAACTGCTCGACGCGGGCGTGCAGCAGGTGGGTGAGCCCGACCAGTGCCACGCCGTCGCCATCGACGGGCGCGCACCGAAATTCGACGGCGGGATCGTCACCCGGCTCGACTGCGTCCCCTTCGGTATCGTGCTCAACGCCGAGGCCCAGCGCTTCTACGACGAAGGCGAGGATTTCTGGCCGAAGCGCTACGCCATCTGGGGCCGCCTGGTCGCCGCCCAGCCCGAGCAGGTCGGTCATGTGCTGATCGACGCGAAGTCCATCAACCTCTTCATGCCGTCGGTCTTCCCGCCCGAGCGTGCGGACACGATCGAGGAGCTGGCCGGGAAGATCGGCCTCGACCCCGCGGCGACGCGCGCCACGGTCGACGCCTTCAACGCGGCCTGCGTGCCGGGCATGTTCGACCATGCCGCCCATGACGACTGCCGGACCGAAGGGCTCGACCCGCCGAAATCGCACTGGGCGCGCCCGATCGATACGCCGCCCTTCTACGCCTACAGCCTGCGTCCGGGCATCACCTTCACCTATATGGGCGTCCGCGTGAACGCCGATGCCCGCATGGTCATGGAGGATGGCAGCGTCAGCCCCAACCTCTTCGCCGCCGGGGAGATCATGGCCGGCAACGTGCTGGGTCAGGGCTACCTCGCCGGGATCGGCATGACCATCGGATCCGTGTTCGGCCGCATCGCCGGAGAAAGGGCAGCCGCCTATGTCTCGAATTGA